The genomic stretch CGTCGCAAGGGAGGTATTCTCCGGACGAGGCATCGTTTTTGAGAGGTGGTCTTAAACTTGCACACGTACCTCGCTGCCCCCTGTGTATTCAAGATACTCTTACGCAGGCTCGAATAGATGATATTAGCCAGGCTCTTGAGGTAGACAAGGAAAGTTTTCTTTCGAAGCAGAGTTTTGATCAAGCACTACAAGACAACGAAATAAATTTTCACCTCCTCTCTGGCCGTCTCAGTCAAACTATTCCAGATGTTAAAGAGCTCAAGGCTATTTCGCAGAAATTGGGTGAAGTAAATTTGAATGAGTTGAGTGGTAAAGTAAAACAGCTTATCGACGATGCTGAAGAAAAATTGAATGAATTGCCGGCCCAACTACGACTCCTTTATGGCGGACTTTGCCACGCGATAGAGGATAATTATTTCAAAAAAATCGAAACCAACACCACCTCATCCCTCGAAGCCGTGAATGGGTATGTTGACGGCATGGGGATTGCACTCGGGAACATAAATATTCAGTGGCAGCTTTTGCGGGATAAAATTTTGCTGCAATTCCCAAAAGTTACCGCAGATCAGCAGGAGTCAGAAATTAAAAAATGGATTCTCGTAGAAAGATCAAACTCGTTTTTAAGAAACAAGACTAAATTTTTGAGAAAATACCGCCTCATTGAAGTTGTCACTGAAGATGTTCGGAAAAAACTGGAGGTATTTGAAAAGGCGGAGGTCGAGTCTCTGCTCGCAGAGCACTCAAAGGAAATAAAGACTTATTATGAAAAACTCAATCCTGGCGATAGTATACGTTTTGAAAAGATTGAGGTGCGAGATGGGGTGCGGAGGCAGGCCAAACTCGTTGCGTATGACGTGAACGGGAAAGAGATCAACCCCGTTACGATATTTAGTGAAGCTCACATCAATAGTCTCAGCTTGAGCATATACTTTCCGCAGCGAGTCGATCGTAATCCACTCTGGAAAACCATCTTACTGGATGACCCCGTACAATCGATGGATGACAATCATGCACACAGTCTCATCGATATATTAAGCGAAAAATCTAAGGAGAAGCAGGTAATAGTTCTGACACACTCAAAAAAGTTCGCAGATGATATGGCGGCCATCTTCTTCTACGATGATTTGCTGCACTATGAATTTTTCGACGCCGATATTTCAGGTCCGAAAATAAATATTAACCATGGCAAGACGTTAGAATGCCTTAAGTTTGTCGAAAGTAATCGCAACGGTTCCGAAATTGAAAGAGAGCAAGCGGCAAACGCTTTGCGCAAAGCTGTTGAGGCGGTGATAGGGGAGATTCTATTAATAAATTCAAGAACAGTGGCACAGGTAAGAGAGATTGCCAAACAAGGGTTTCCCAAACTCTTTGATCAATTGGAGCGAATACAAAATATAGATCTTACAGACATGGGCAAGCTCCGCGGCATGCTGAACGATGGCCACCAAGGTTCGCATTCATGGGCCGTGAGAGATATCACACCGAACGGGCTCTTGCAAGGCTCTCAAAACATCAGAGCCGTATATGATAAATATGTCGGAGGAAAGATCGCTGCTGCATAAATATTGGGATGAAAAGAAATATCTTTTCGAAATCTTGGGTTTTATTTTTGCAGTTGGCGCATTATTTCTCGCAATCCCATTATCCAGTGACACGGCGGGCAACATCTATTTGAACTACGTAAAACTTTCATGGCTGATTCTTATTCTTATCGCTTTGCTGGTGTTGCTGGCTCTTGTCGTATTTTTTATTTTTCAACTGGAACAAAGGGCAGCAAAGAATATTCTTGATGTCGAGGGCATATTTGTAATTCCGATTTTGTTAGTAGGTATATTTTTCTTGTATTCAACAGCTAAGTACACCTGGGCCAACTATAATCAAGAAATATTACACCTGCTCTCAAAGGATGTGGTTAAGGGATTTTTGTTCGGGCTTCTTTTGCTCGTGCGATTTGTAATTGTTACAAATATTCGGGCAGGAAATTCTAAACACAAAGACAAATTGGTCGATCTTATTACTTTTGCACTTTCTATTTTTCAGTCCGCTGTCTTTTTATACGGCAAGGTTTCGGGCGGGTGGCTAGTGTATGTCCTAGTTCTTTTCACTCTCTCCACATCTCTTTTTGTTGCCTATACGATTACGGATTTACCCTGTCGGATATTTAAAATTAATAAGTGGGGATCACTTGTACTAATGAGTTTGATATTGCCACTTATATTTATAATTATTTCCCCGCTCGTTGTTAATGCGCTTAAATTTGTTGCGTGGTTATTGGGTGCTGCGTAGGCCGAGGCGGGAGGGAATGGTGAATCCAGGATCACGACTCGGGGCATTAATATTTTCCGACCCTCTTAGGGTCGATTTTTGGATGCCAAAACTGACCTTAGTCCTGCCTGGCGGAAGTGGACGGGGAATTTCTTTTAGAATTAAACGATGTCTGTTCCGTCCGGTGTCAGGCACCGATATTAGATAATGACAATCATTAGCAATATTATGACGTAGAAATCGTAGATGTGGTAAAATGAGCCAGTCTACGACGCATCTCTATGAGTAACCCCAAGAAAACCAAGAGAGCATCCTCCCCGACGACGCCCTCCAGACCAAGCGGCAACCGCGTACTTTCTGATGCGAAAAAGGCGAAACAGGACGAGTTCTACACGCAGCTCGTCGACATCGAAAACGAGCTAAAATATTACAAAGAGCAGCTGCGCGGAATGACGATTTTTTGCAACTGCGACGACCCATTCGAGAGCTATTTTTTTAAGTATTTCGCTCTCAACTTCAATGAGCTGGGTCTTAAGAAACTCATAGCGACTAGTTACGTGCCGTCGGCAATCGCTGGCAAGCAGTTGCCACTGCTGGAAATTGAAGGGCTAAAGCCAGACGGCAAAGAGCCGTTCAAAATCGAAATCAATGCCGTGCCCGACGCGAACCATGATGGTGCAACGGATCTCGCTGATGTGGAGTACCTCTTGCGGCATGAGGCGAATACAGCCACACCAATCAAGGGCAACGGTGATTTCCGGAGCGCAGAATGCATCGAGCTATTGAAGCAAGCCGATGTTGTCGTGACCAACCCCCCGTTTTCGCTATTTCGCGAGTTCGTGGCACAGCT from Patescibacteria group bacterium encodes the following:
- a CDS encoding AAA family ATPase, which encodes MKIKSIKIKGFRGFNVEREINLDARVVLIYGLNGSGKSSLAEALEWLFFNEISRRRLSPCPGEYSAGIYLRNLSYSDVQKPFVEVVVCDDLGKDICIRKELVTEKESRSFVDGKEVVDFTSALPGLKNYHSPILAQIEISALVNTEQKDRWEQVSRILGQEELTMLRSRIMELRSIKKDAEYKRDEQLFNGICREIEAGGLLSEFAAAFEQQDLTMLQKIVEESMVDVSLGLAGPVEEKIRAIISKLSGTELGKRITDLTAVDQAKAEVTLANLRERFDQLVELAQKSSQGRYSPDEASFLRGGLKLAHVPRCPLCIQDTLTQARIDDISQALEVDKESFLSKQSFDQALQDNEINFHLLSGRLSQTIPDVKELKAISQKLGEVNLNELSGKVKQLIDDAEEKLNELPAQLRLLYGGLCHAIEDNYFKKIETNTTSSLEAVNGYVDGMGIALGNINIQWQLLRDKILLQFPKVTADQQESEIKKWILVERSNSFLRNKTKFLRKYRLIEVVTEDVRKKLEVFEKAEVESLLAEHSKEIKTYYEKLNPGDSIRFEKIEVRDGVRRQAKLVAYDVNGKEINPVTIFSEAHINSLSLSIYFPQRVDRNPLWKTILLDDPVQSMDDNHAHSLIDILSEKSKEKQVIVLTHSKKFADDMAAIFFYDDLLHYEFFDADISGPKININHGKTLECLKFVESNRNGSEIEREQAANALRKAVEAVIGEILLINSRTVAQVREIAKQGFPKLFDQLERIQNIDLTDMGKLRGMLNDGHQGSHSWAVRDITPNGLLQGSQNIRAVYDKYVGGKIAAA